DNA from Salmo trutta chromosome 14, fSalTru1.1, whole genome shotgun sequence:
CTCAGAACATAACGATGgctattatggccaaacagttctatttttgtttcatcagaccagaggacatttctccaaaaagtacaatctttgtccccatgtgcaattgcaaactgtagtctggcttttctatggcggttttggagcagtggcttcttccttgctgagcggcctttcaggttatgtcaacataggactcgttttaatgtggatatagatacttttgtacccgtttcctccagcatcttcacaaagtcctttgctgctgttctgggattgatttgcacttttcgcaccaaagtacgttcatctctaggagacagaacgtctctccttcctgagcggtatgacggctgcatggtcccatggtgtttatacttgcatactattgtttgtacagattaacgtggtaccttcaggcgtttggaaattgctcccaaggatgaaccagacttgtggaggtctacaactgtttttctgaagtcttggctgatttcttttgatttccccatgatgtcaaacaaagaggcactgagtttgaaggtaggccttgaaatacatccacaggtcaatgagcctatcagaagcttctaaagccatgacataattttctggaattttccaatctgtttaaaggcacagtcaacttagtgtatgtaaacttctgacccattggatttgtgatacagtgaattataagtgaaataatctgcctgtaaacaattgttggaaaaatgacttgtgtcatgcacaaagtagatgtcctaaccgacttgccaaaatttgagtttgttaacaagaaatttgtggagcggttgaaaaacgagttttaatgactccaacctaagtgtatgtaaacttcccacttcaactgtaggtcacACTGATTGATGGCCTTACGTGTCCTTCAAGTCCTAATTCTGCTCACATATAGGGTTATGCGATACTGTGGTCATCAAACTATCTACGTCACTGTCACCATTTACTATAACCACAGGGTCAGAGTTCATTGCCACGTGACCTGACCAGGAGAAACTCTGGGCCGTAACGATGTGCTTGATAATGCGACTCACCTTATTCCACAGGCGTTACACAGCGGGGTGCCGTCCTCAGCATCTCGCCACAGAGGAGTCTTCGTGGTGCAGCAAGAGGCACAGATCTTATTCTCTGATGGGGAGAAAGGAGTGGCTCTCAGTACAAACAAATAGGCCTTGTGCCATAATCCTCCTAAATATGTTGTAGAATAATGAAGTGACATGTTTCAATGACTATGCGGCTTCTCTTTCATTCTGTTTTTTTCTTTCTAGGTGCACGGTGAGTGGGAGTGCCAAAGCACAACCTGATCTTGCAACCCTGCCCTTAACACTGTACACTACGTTACTCATTAAAGTCTTAGGATGTTTACACAGCAGTTTCCCAAAATACCTCCATTAAAACTCCCCCTCATCAAATGTATTCCACCTGTCTATGGTTCTAGTTAAAGTGTTTGGATTTGTGTTGTAATGGTACCCCCTCCTGGATTACTGGAGTAGAAATAGTTCTACACAGAACATCCAGTCCCTGCAAATAACCTCTCatgaacccttttttctaagactgCAGTGTTCTGCCTATTTCTACGGTGCTGGTATTGTTTTGTGCAGTTGTGGCGCCCCCTCCTGGTGAAGAGTGGTAGAGATTGGTAGTCACTGGAGGAGGGGTCGCTCTCTTCAGAGCTGCTGGTCCTCATGGAACTCTGGGATGAACGGGACCTGCCTGCTCTCAGTGACCTCCTGGTCGGACCACTAGAGAGCTCTTCACTAGGACGGAaggacggacagacacacacacacacacacacacacacctttataaAGCAGTTTGTTTGTAGAGAACATTGTGAGATATTTTACAACAATATACCGCATAGGGAAATTTGTGACATAGAAATTGAATTTCACACAATGCTTTTTATTACGACAGCTCCGGCAACTCTAAATAATAGAATAATATAATACATGTTTTTGAGTTATGGGGAGAAAAAGCAAAGCATACTCTGACTTCAACCATACCTGTACTTCTTGGAGGTGATGAGAAGGCGACACTGCTCCCTGCTGTCGTCCAGCTCCGTCTGCATGCGGAACGTCACTCCCTGGAAGTCTGGGTCTCCAACATCCACACTCCGGCTGGGATGGAGCTGCTTCCTGGGGGCCTTGGTGGACCTCCACATGGGGTTAGACGGAGAGGGACACTTCGGGGCTGCGGGGATAGTGTCCATGTCATCCTCCATGTCCATACACCTTTGGGTAAGGTCCAATGGAGAGTCTGTAATAACACTGGTATCTTGTACTGTGTCTGTGCTCTCTTCCATGGCGCTTTCGTTGAGCTCTGCTTTGACGCCTGGAAAACTGGCATCTTGTACTGACTTCGCGTTCACAATCACAGACCCTGCTTCACTGTTCAATATGAGCAACATAGTATTATGAGGGGAGTTCGGGGCTGGTGACATGTCTTCCTTGGGGTCAAAGGTGAAACATATGTTTGAGTTGAAGTCCAGGGTCATATTAAGGTTCAGCTGTTCTGGGCCTGGATGTATGCATGTCATGGTGTCTATGGAGGGAGGTGACAGACTTGCTGCATCCTTAATTGTAGCTACTTTGTGGACAAGCGGTTGGCCAAACAGGTTTATATATGACACAGACGGATGTTTAACTGACAGCCCGTCTTTTGCCTCAGGACGGGCCTCCTTCACTGTGTTGTCTTCTTGGACTAAGGCACAGGAGACCTTTCCGCTTTCTTCACTCACAGACAATCCATCACCGTTAAGACAAAATGTGACTCCTGTTTCTTTGTTCGTTGCAACCTCAGAGTCTGAAGCTGCCACACCAGCTTTAGTTTTGTAGCTGCCATTGACATCCGGTGATGTCTGAGAACTGGTACCTGGACTTGTGGGTGAGCAATAACCACCTCCACCCAACTCACCCATCTCTCCCCTGGACCTGACATGAGGATGGGGAGAATCCCCTCTGGTACCGACTAGAGTGGGGCAGACAGGGACAGGGTTCTTACTGCACCCCACACCTTCAGGAGGATGATCGTCAGAGTCTATAGGAACCAACTGAGCCCTGGCTGAGGTTCCCTCCTCTTGGTCGTCTGACTGGAGGAGTCTCTCACACTGCATGTTGATCAGGCTCATCAACTCCCACGAACTGCTGCTACTATGACGACTGGGCAGGACTGTGTTTGTATGTCTCCTACATTGTTCTAAGTCATCTTCTGGCTGGTTATGAAGGCTCGTGAGAAAGGAATTGTGCTGAGGAGGATAAGGTCTATGATCAGACACTTGATCCTTTTTAGACCTTTCATTTGATACAGATAAAGTCTTAGGCTTTGAGTCTATGGGGCGGTTGTGGACTGGGGTGGGAGTTGCTAGCTTGGTGGCTTCTTGGATGAGGTAGAGGATGGTGGACTGGGTCACCTGAAGAAGAATAAAAGAAAGAAGACTCAACCACACACTGAGATAATATTGACCCACCTCAT
Protein-coding regions in this window:
- the LOC115147363 gene encoding uncharacterized protein LOC115147363, producing MQCERLLQSDDQEEGTSARAQLVPIDSDDHPPEGVGCSKNPVPVCPTLVGTRGDSPHPHVRSRGEMGELGGGGYCSPTSPGTSSQTSPDVNGSYKTKAGVAASDSEVATNKETGVTFCLNGDGLSVSEESGKVSCALVQEDNTVKEARPEAKDGLSVKHPSVSYINLFGQPLVHKVATIKDAASLSPPSIDTMTCIHPGPEQLNLNMTLDFNSNICFTFDPKEDMSPAPNSPHNTMLLILNSEAGSVIVNAKSVQDASFPGVKAELNESAMEESTDTVQDTSVITDSPLDLTQRCMDMEDDMDTIPAAPKCPSPSNPMWRSTKAPRKQLHPSRSVDVGDPDFQGVTFRMQTELDDSREQCRLLITSKKYSEELSSGPTRRSLRAGRSRSSQSSMRTSSSEESDPSSKNKICASCCTTKTPLWRDAEDGTPLCNACGIRYKKYKVRCLQCWHIPRKEGNSNSRCFKCGNVSRLATSHRKHSAL